The following are from one region of the Flavobacteriales bacterium genome:
- the rodA gene encoding rod shape-determining protein RodA, protein MRNEKNIFSNVDKLTVLFYLLLVFIGWISIYAAVYNEEHHSIFDVSQRYGMQLIWIGAAFFIALVILLLEGTFFTTFAYPIFIIVMLTLVAVLLFGAEVNGSKSWFKIGSFQLQPSEFAKFATVLALSKYLSTLNIKMKDIKTKVIAMSIIAIPAVLILLQNDTGSTLVYAAFIFVLYREGLSGNILLFGVLAIVIFVLTLVFGPINIILTVTFFAIVFYTLFKYDIKTTLTSVIFYLTGLFAYYYFRLDEVLIYYVIGSILLFFLLVLMVKKEMRDRSTHFFAIVIFLFTCLYIFSIDFTFNKVLQEHQRTRITVLLGEEDKLMEQIEELKLELEDDKISKEEKSAIKEDLKVKKSSLKDLRQGNGWNIKQSLIAIGSGGFTGKGFLEGTQTKYDFVPEQSTDFIFCTIGEEWGFFGSFVLVCLYVGLFLRIIFLAERQRSIFSRIYGYAVASILFFHFLVNIGMAIGLAPVIGIPLPFISYGGSSLWSFTILLFIFIKLDAERINVLR, encoded by the coding sequence ATGAGAAACGAAAAAAACATATTTTCTAACGTTGACAAATTAACTGTTTTGTTTTACTTGTTGTTGGTTTTTATTGGTTGGATTAGTATTTATGCTGCGGTTTATAACGAAGAACACCACAGTATTTTTGATGTTTCGCAACGTTATGGTATGCAATTGATTTGGATTGGCGCCGCCTTTTTTATAGCATTAGTTATACTTCTTTTAGAAGGCACTTTTTTTACCACTTTTGCTTATCCCATTTTTATTATTGTGATGCTAACGCTTGTAGCTGTTTTACTTTTTGGAGCTGAAGTAAATGGTTCTAAATCGTGGTTTAAAATTGGGAGTTTCCAACTACAACCATCAGAGTTTGCAAAGTTTGCAACGGTTTTAGCGTTGTCTAAATACCTTTCTACTTTAAACATTAAGATGAAAGACATCAAAACAAAGGTGATAGCCATGTCTATTATTGCAATCCCTGCTGTATTGATTCTTTTACAAAACGACACAGGGTCGACATTGGTTTATGCAGCGTTTATTTTTGTATTGTATCGAGAAGGGTTGTCAGGTAACATCTTATTGTTTGGAGTTTTGGCCATTGTCATTTTTGTGTTAACACTAGTATTTGGTCCAATTAATATCATATTAACTGTTACGTTTTTTGCTATTGTTTTTTACACGCTTTTTAAATATGATATAAAAACAACACTAACATCGGTAATTTTCTATTTAACTGGGTTGTTTGCCTATTATTATTTTAGGTTAGATGAGGTTTTGATTTATTATGTTATAGGGTCTATATTGCTGTTTTTCTTATTGGTTTTGATGGTAAAAAAAGAAATGAGAGACAGAAGCACTCACTTTTTTGCTATTGTAATTTTTCTATTTACTTGTTTGTATATTTTTAGCATCGACTTTACCTTTAACAAGGTTTTACAAGAACATCAACGAACACGAATTACCGTGCTTTTAGGAGAGGAAGATAAGTTGATGGAGCAAATTGAAGAACTAAAATTAGAGCTGGAAGACGATAAAATAAGTAAGGAAGAAAAATCAGCAATTAAAGAGGATTTAAAAGTTAAAAAATCGAGTTTAAAAGACTTGCGTCAAGGAAATGGGTGGAACATTAAACAATCGTTAATAGCCATTGGTTCGGGGGGATTTACAGGAAAAGGATTTTTAGAAGGTACGCAAACCAAATACGATTTTGTACCTGAACAAAGCACCGATTTTATTTTCTGCACCATTGGTGAAGAGTGGGGGTTTTTTGGTTCGTTTGTATTGGTTTGTTTGTATGTTGGGTTGTTTCTCCGTATTATCTTTTTAGCTGAACGGCAACGGTCTATTTTCTCACGTATTTATGGTTATGCTGTTGCTTCCATTTTGTTTTTCCACTTTTTGGTAAACATTGGTATGGCCATAGGTTTGGCTCCTGTAATTGGTATTCCTTTACCATTTATAAGTTACGGAGGTTCTTCGTTGTGGTCGTTTACTATTCTACTTTTTATTTTTATAAAACTAGATGCAGAACGAATAAATGTGTTGAGGTAG
- a CDS encoding FkbM family methyltransferase produces MRKLLRSIIRGLGLYSFSIKLENKIVTALQKPKQKKLYEQFIKKDSLVFDVGANVGNRTALFLELGAKVVMVEPQKDCYQALEKRFPNLPLIKKGLGEKESTEKLYVSDVSLISSFSKNHVDMMQEDRFKGANWDKTIDIEMTTLDKLIAEYGLPEFCKIDVEGYEYDVLKGLSQKVGSMSLEYIVPENKEVVLKCIQHLNKLGEIECNLSHGETMEFHLPTWKNGEEMEQYVQSQDFIDTSYGDIYVRFV; encoded by the coding sequence ATGAGAAAACTTCTAAGGTCAATAATACGAGGGTTAGGTTTATATTCTTTTTCCATTAAGTTAGAAAACAAAATTGTTACAGCGTTACAAAAACCAAAGCAGAAAAAACTTTACGAACAGTTTATAAAAAAAGATAGTTTAGTTTTTGATGTGGGAGCAAACGTTGGAAATAGAACAGCATTGTTTTTAGAGCTTGGTGCAAAAGTAGTGATGGTTGAACCTCAAAAGGATTGTTACCAAGCTTTAGAAAAACGTTTTCCAAATTTACCATTGATTAAAAAAGGACTAGGCGAAAAAGAAAGCACCGAAAAATTGTATGTTTCTGATGTTTCATTAATCTCGTCGTTTTCAAAAAATCATGTCGACATGATGCAGGAAGACCGTTTTAAAGGTGCTAATTGGGATAAAACCATTGACATTGAAATGACAACATTAGACAAGTTAATTGCAGAATATGGTTTGCCTGAATTTTGTAAAATTGATGTAGAAGGCTATGAATACGATGTGTTAAAGGGACTTTCTCAAAAAGTAGGCTCTATGTCGTTAGAATACATAGTTCCAGAAAACAAAGAGGTGGTATTAAAATGCATTCAACACTTAAATAAATTGGGTGAAATAGAATGCAATTTATCACATGGCGAAACCATGGAATTTCATTTGCCAACTTGGAAAAACGGTGAAGAAATGGAACAATATGTTCAATCACAAGACTTTATCGACACATCTTACGGTGATATTTACGTTAGATTTGTGTAG
- the mrdA gene encoding penicillin-binding protein 2 gives MNNLSDRKEVIGLIFVIVGLIFLIRLFNVQIINDKYKIDSDQNVLREVIQYPARGLIYDRNGILLVYNEAAYDLMVVPKQVKEMDTLAFCDLLGITIEDFRTKFYKARDYSRYKSSVFEKEISSKEYAKIQEKLFEYPGFYAQTRTLRKYPRESAAHVLGYIGEVDQQIIDNDSYYKSGDYIGKSGIELSYESLLRGKRGVKRVLVDVHNREKGSYLDGELDTMAVTGSTIYLSIDAVIQEYGERLMQNKRGSIVAIEPSTGEILALVSAPAYNPNLLVGRDVKKNYPVLSSDEVKPLFNRALMASYPPGSTFKTVQALIGMQDGVITENSGFPCIKSNVGCHVHPSAGNVTESIKMSCNPYYFSVFRKILLQGKSTSLFKDSEIGLAKWSKQVKKFGLGERLETDLPSIKKGFIPDVAFYDKWYGKGRWAFSTIYSLSIGQGEIGVVPLQMANLSAILSNRGYYYTPHLLKRIEKTDTIPKIYRIKHDVGIDKPYFNPVIEGMLKVVYEAGGTARQARIDSIEVCGKTGTAQNPHGEDHSIFIAFAPKDNPKIAIAVYVENAGFGGTWAAPIASLIMEKYLKGSIKDTIKENRILNANLMEVVQKKNKFSIH, from the coding sequence ATGAATAATCTCTCCGACAGAAAAGAAGTAATAGGATTGATTTTCGTCATCGTTGGATTAATTTTTCTCATCAGATTATTCAACGTTCAAATCATAAACGACAAATATAAAATTGATTCCGACCAAAATGTATTACGCGAAGTAATTCAATATCCAGCTAGAGGGTTAATTTATGATAGAAATGGAATTTTATTGGTTTACAACGAAGCGGCTTACGATTTAATGGTAGTTCCAAAACAAGTAAAAGAAATGGACACCCTTGCTTTTTGCGATTTGTTGGGTATTACTATCGAAGATTTTAGAACTAAATTTTACAAAGCACGTGATTATTCGAGGTACAAATCCTCTGTATTTGAGAAAGAAATTTCTTCAAAAGAGTATGCAAAAATTCAAGAAAAATTGTTTGAATATCCTGGGTTTTATGCTCAAACCCGTACATTAAGAAAATATCCAAGAGAAAGTGCAGCCCACGTTTTAGGGTATATTGGAGAGGTAGATCAACAAATTATTGATAACGATTCTTACTATAAATCGGGCGATTACATTGGTAAAAGTGGGATAGAATTATCTTACGAATCGTTATTGAGAGGAAAAAGAGGAGTTAAACGAGTATTGGTTGATGTTCATAATCGTGAAAAAGGCAGTTACTTAGATGGCGAATTAGACACGATGGCTGTTACTGGCTCAACCATTTATTTGAGTATTGATGCTGTTATACAAGAGTATGGCGAAAGATTAATGCAAAACAAGCGAGGAAGTATTGTTGCTATTGAACCTTCAACTGGAGAAATTTTGGCACTAGTATCAGCCCCAGCTTATAACCCCAATTTATTGGTAGGTAGAGATGTTAAAAAGAACTATCCAGTATTGAGTAGTGATGAAGTCAAGCCATTGTTTAATAGGGCATTAATGGCATCATATCCTCCAGGCTCAACTTTTAAAACGGTTCAAGCATTAATTGGAATGCAAGATGGGGTAATTACAGAAAATTCTGGGTTTCCATGTATAAAAAGTAATGTGGGATGTCACGTTCATCCATCAGCAGGCAATGTTACGGAGTCTATTAAAATGTCGTGTAATCCTTATTATTTTAGTGTTTTCAGAAAAATTTTATTACAAGGAAAATCAACCTCCTTGTTTAAAGATAGTGAAATTGGACTAGCAAAATGGAGCAAACAAGTTAAAAAATTTGGGTTAGGTGAACGCTTAGAAACGGATTTACCATCAATAAAAAAAGGCTTTATTCCAGATGTGGCTTTTTACGACAAATGGTATGGAAAAGGTCGTTGGGCATTTAGCACCATTTATTCTTTGAGTATTGGACAAGGTGAAATAGGTGTTGTGCCTTTACAAATGGCAAATTTGTCTGCTATTTTATCCAATAGAGGATATTATTATACGCCTCATTTATTAAAACGAATTGAAAAAACAGACACCATCCCAAAAATATATAGAATTAAACATGATGTGGGTATTGATAAACCCTATTTTAACCCTGTAATTGAAGGAATGTTAAAAGTAGTTTATGAAGCAGGAGGAACTGCTCGACAAGCAAGAATAGACAGTATTGAAGTGTGTGGAAAAACTGGTACTGCTCAGAATCCGCACGGTGAAGACCACTCCATTTTTATTGCTTTTGCACCAAAAGATAATCCTAAAATTGCCATTGCTGTATATGTTGAAAACGCAGGCTTTGGAGGGACTTGGGCGGCACCTATTGCTAGTTTAATTATGGAAAAATATTTGAAAGGAAGCATTAAAGATACCATAAAAGAAAATAGAATACTTAATGCAAATTTGATGGAAGTTGTTCAAAAAAAGAATAAATTCAGCATCCATTAA
- the recQ gene encoding DNA helicase RecQ, which translates to MQTTTAPLTDYLKKYFGFDKFKGEQEEVINHLLEGKDTFVIMPTGGGKSLCYQLPALMSEGTAIIVSPLIALMKNQVDAIRGFSNQEGVAHFYNSSLTKTEARQVKQDVTNGVTKLLFVAPESLTKDENVEFLKSIKISFFAIDEAHCISEWGHDFRPEYRRLRTIIESIDRVPIIALTATATPKVQEDIQKNLGMSDARVFKASFNRHNLKYEVRPKKDVKKEIIRFVKQHEGKSGIVYCLSRKKVEEIAEFLQVNGIKALPYHAGLDSASRAKHQDMFLMEDADVIVATIAFGMGIDKPDVRYVIHHDIPKSLESYYQETGRAGRDGGEGVCVAFYSYKDIEKLEKFLHGKPVAELEIGLQLIFEMVSYAETAVCRRKQLLHYFGEKYMDSDCSDKGMCDNCANPKDKFEGKEDVLLLLNAILGLNEVFKAKYISNFIAGNGTSEIRSFGHDKHKLFGKGAGEEKDDKYWEAVVRQCIIEGLIIKEIENYGVLKVSLKGKEFIAKPQSFELVKPHAYEDTDDGDIIVPNKSAGAADEQLFLILKDLRKSIAKQKGFPPFVIFQDPSLEDMATRYPITMEEMTAITGVGQGKAEKFGEEFIEVIARYVEENEIERPMDMVVKSVVNKSGLKVYVVQSIDRKMSLEDIASSKGLEMEDLLNELEMIVQSGTKLNLDYYINEMIDEADQEEVFDYFMEAASDSLDEAMDEFEDAFSEEEMRLLRIKFLSNVAN; encoded by the coding sequence ATGCAAACCACAACAGCTCCCCTAACGGACTATTTAAAAAAATATTTTGGATTTGATAAATTTAAAGGCGAACAAGAAGAAGTTATCAATCACCTACTAGAAGGAAAAGACACCTTTGTAATTATGCCAACTGGCGGGGGAAAATCCTTGTGTTACCAATTACCAGCATTAATGAGCGAAGGAACAGCGATAATTGTTTCTCCACTTATTGCTTTAATGAAAAACCAAGTAGATGCCATTCGTGGATTTTCTAACCAAGAAGGTGTTGCTCATTTTTACAACTCTTCGTTAACTAAAACAGAAGCCCGACAAGTTAAACAAGATGTAACCAATGGAGTTACTAAGCTGTTGTTTGTTGCTCCCGAATCGTTAACTAAAGACGAAAATGTAGAGTTTTTAAAAAGCATTAAAATTTCTTTTTTTGCTATTGACGAAGCTCACTGTATTTCGGAATGGGGGCACGATTTTAGACCTGAATATCGAAGATTAAGAACCATTATTGAATCTATAGATCGAGTGCCTATTATTGCACTAACAGCTACCGCAACACCAAAGGTACAAGAAGATATTCAAAAGAATTTAGGCATGTCGGATGCTAGAGTTTTTAAAGCATCGTTTAACCGACACAACTTAAAGTATGAGGTTCGTCCCAAGAAAGATGTAAAAAAAGAAATTATCCGATTTGTAAAACAACACGAAGGCAAGAGTGGTATAGTATATTGTTTGAGTAGAAAAAAAGTGGAAGAAATTGCAGAATTTCTTCAAGTAAATGGTATTAAGGCATTGCCTTACCATGCAGGGTTGGATTCAGCTTCTAGAGCCAAACATCAAGACATGTTTTTGATGGAAGATGCCGATGTAATTGTTGCTACCATTGCCTTTGGTATGGGTATCGATAAACCAGATGTTAGGTATGTAATACACCACGATATTCCTAAAAGTTTAGAAAGTTATTATCAAGAAACAGGTAGAGCTGGTCGTGATGGCGGGGAAGGTGTTTGTGTAGCTTTTTATAGTTACAAGGATATCGAAAAATTAGAAAAATTCTTACATGGAAAACCAGTTGCAGAGTTAGAAATAGGCTTACAATTAATTTTCGAAATGGTTTCTTATGCCGAAACAGCTGTTTGTAGAAGAAAACAATTGCTACATTATTTTGGCGAAAAATATATGGATTCGGATTGTTCGGACAAAGGAATGTGCGACAACTGTGCGAATCCGAAAGATAAATTTGAAGGTAAAGAAGATGTTTTGTTGTTGCTGAATGCTATTTTAGGGCTTAACGAAGTGTTTAAAGCGAAATACATTTCAAATTTTATTGCTGGAAATGGCACTTCAGAAATAAGGTCGTTTGGACACGATAAACACAAATTGTTTGGTAAAGGCGCTGGAGAAGAAAAAGATGATAAATATTGGGAAGCTGTTGTTCGTCAATGTATTATTGAAGGATTAATTATCAAAGAAATAGAAAATTACGGTGTATTAAAAGTTAGCCTTAAAGGAAAGGAATTTATTGCTAAACCTCAATCTTTTGAATTGGTTAAACCTCACGCATATGAAGATACAGATGATGGCGATATTATTGTGCCAAATAAAAGCGCAGGAGCGGCTGATGAACAACTGTTTTTGATATTAAAAGACTTGCGTAAATCAATTGCAAAACAAAAAGGATTTCCTCCATTTGTTATTTTCCAAGACCCTTCATTAGAAGATATGGCAACTCGTTATCCCATTACAATGGAAGAAATGACTGCTATAACTGGTGTTGGACAAGGAAAAGCCGAAAAATTTGGCGAAGAGTTTATTGAGGTTATTGCCAGATATGTTGAAGAAAATGAGATTGAGCGACCAATGGATATGGTGGTTAAATCGGTTGTCAATAAATCGGGTTTAAAAGTATATGTGGTGCAAAGTATTGATAGAAAAATGTCGTTAGAAGACATAGCTTCTTCAAAAGGCCTTGAAATGGAAGATTTGCTGAATGAGTTAGAAATGATTGTTCAATCTGGAACTAAATTAAACTTGGATTATTACATTAACGAGATGATTGATGAAGCGGATCAAGAAGAAGTATTCGATTACTTTATGGAAGCAGCATCAGACAGCTTAGATGAGGCAATGGACGAATTTGAAGATGCTTTTTCGGAAGAAGAAATGCGCTTGCTTCGTATCAAATTCCTTTCTAATGTAGCCAATTAA
- a CDS encoding KpsF/GutQ family sugar-phosphate isomerase has product MSSADEIKKYAIEALKIESQAIEQLTQYINDDFVSVVQLILNSTGRVVITGIGKSAIVAQKIVATLNSTGTPSIFMHAADAIHGDLGNIQKDDVVICLSKSGSTPEIKVLAPLVKSFDNKLIAITGGVDSFLAKQADFVLNTYVETEACPNNLAPTSSTTAQMAMGDALAVCLLKQRGFTSKDFAKYHPGGALGKKLYLRVEDISSQNEKPVVSSNQTLKEVIVEISSKRLGVAAVVDNNPPVVGQAKLIGIITDGDLRRMLEKDLDINTITAKDIMSSSPKTINQHSLAIEALHFMEDHSISQLLVVDDDNNFAGVIHIHDLLREGII; this is encoded by the coding sequence ATGTCATCGGCTGACGAAATAAAAAAATATGCCATTGAGGCGCTAAAAATTGAATCTCAAGCAATTGAGCAACTTACTCAATACATTAACGATGATTTTGTGAGTGTAGTACAATTAATTTTAAATTCTACGGGCAGAGTGGTGATAACTGGTATTGGAAAAAGTGCAATTGTTGCTCAAAAAATTGTTGCAACGCTTAATTCTACTGGTACTCCTTCTATTTTTATGCATGCTGCCGATGCTATACATGGTGATTTAGGAAATATTCAAAAAGATGATGTGGTAATTTGTCTTTCGAAAAGCGGAAGTACACCAGAAATAAAAGTGTTGGCACCTTTGGTAAAAAGTTTCGACAACAAATTGATTGCAATAACTGGCGGTGTAGACTCCTTTTTAGCAAAACAAGCTGATTTTGTGTTGAACACTTACGTTGAAACAGAGGCTTGTCCTAATAATTTAGCACCAACCAGCAGCACTACTGCTCAAATGGCAATGGGCGATGCGTTGGCGGTATGTTTATTAAAACAACGCGGTTTTACCAGTAAAGATTTTGCAAAATACCACCCAGGAGGTGCTTTAGGTAAAAAATTGTATTTGCGTGTAGAAGATATTTCTTCGCAAAACGAAAAACCTGTGGTAAGTTCTAACCAAACCTTGAAAGAAGTAATTGTAGAAATTTCTTCAAAAAGACTTGGTGTAGCTGCTGTAGTTGATAATAATCCGCCAGTGGTCGGACAAGCTAAATTAATTGGAATTATTACCGATGGGGATTTACGAAGAATGTTAGAAAAAGACTTAGATATCAATACGATAACAGCAAAAGATATTATGAGCTCATCGCCAAAAACCATTAACCAACATAGCTTGGCTATTGAGGCTTTACATTTTATGGAAGACCATAGCATTTCTCAATTGTTGGTAGTTGACGATGATAATAATTTTGCTGGAGTTATTCATATTCATGATTTATTAAGGGAGGGAATTATATGA
- a CDS encoding 5-formyltetrahydrofolate cyclo-ligase, with protein sequence MEEKKALRTEMHKKRANIDSAQKLRYDLEICKKLEQLILESNAKVVHAYLPMGREIDISPLIASLLKQNITVVTPKTLKNRKLQNLVLKSLTEVEQGVFGTTHPANSVEYNGIFDVIIVPGLAFDSNNYRLGYGGGYYDNFLVNHPKAFKVGIFYPVQQVDKVPTEPHDIQLDRIICLDEI encoded by the coding sequence ATGGAAGAAAAAAAAGCTCTCCGAACAGAAATGCACAAAAAAAGAGCAAATATTGATTCTGCTCAAAAGCTACGATACGACCTTGAGATTTGTAAAAAGTTGGAACAGCTTATTTTGGAATCAAATGCTAAAGTGGTTCATGCTTATTTGCCTATGGGGAGGGAAATAGATATTTCTCCTTTAATAGCCTCGCTGTTGAAACAAAACATAACGGTTGTTACCCCAAAAACATTGAAAAATCGTAAACTCCAAAATTTGGTATTAAAATCATTAACCGAAGTTGAACAAGGTGTTTTTGGCACTACCCACCCCGCAAATTCAGTTGAATACAATGGTATTTTTGATGTTATTATAGTTCCTGGTTTAGCTTTTGACAGCAATAATTATAGATTGGGTTATGGAGGAGGGTATTATGATAATTTTTTAGTAAACCATCCAAAAGCCTTTAAAGTTGGAATTTTTTACCCTGTACAACAAGTAGACAAAGTACCTACCGAACCACATGATATTCAATTAGATAGAATAATTTGTTTGGATGAGATATAA
- a CDS encoding Gfo/Idh/MocA family oxidoreductase yields the protein MNGLIERYKKIRKKGMLEKKFKGRYAFVGIGNHSLNNLYPVLNYLKVDLKYIVAKSDDTLELIKNNFEHVVATKNLNDVLNDPEIKGVFVSANPSAHFDLAKKILAANKNLFIEKPPCKSSNELSELISIEKKSSAFALTGLQRRYSPVYNILKNKVKEANYYTLKYKTGGYPEGDELLDLFIHPLDALFYLFGEGKINHVKTIKGKGTIVYLAQVEHANGVIGSIEFSTDYSWTEAKDELTINTPKGEYITDNTSKLIFCSKPKMFLNIPLEKVKSFLPQTTTLYQQNNFLPVKEHNQLYSAGYFNEIECFLIVCEGGSSSKNSSSLNELKSTFEAIETLRKAK from the coding sequence ATGAATGGATTAATCGAGCGATACAAAAAAATCAGAAAAAAAGGAATGCTGGAGAAGAAATTCAAAGGCAGATATGCTTTTGTTGGTATTGGTAACCATTCGCTAAACAATCTCTATCCAGTTTTAAACTACCTAAAAGTTGACTTAAAATATATTGTTGCTAAAAGTGACGATACACTTGAGCTAATTAAAAACAATTTTGAGCATGTAGTTGCAACCAAAAACCTTAATGATGTGTTAAATGACCCTGAAATTAAAGGTGTTTTTGTTTCTGCAAACCCTTCTGCACATTTTGATTTAGCCAAGAAAATTTTAGCCGCTAACAAAAACTTGTTTATAGAAAAACCTCCTTGCAAATCATCAAACGAGCTAAGTGAGCTTATTTCAATAGAAAAAAAATCATCAGCGTTTGCTTTAACTGGATTACAACGTAGGTATTCGCCAGTGTACAACATACTTAAAAACAAGGTTAAAGAAGCCAATTATTATACACTAAAATATAAAACTGGAGGTTACCCAGAAGGCGATGAACTGTTGGATTTATTTATTCACCCTTTAGATGCTCTATTTTATTTGTTTGGAGAAGGAAAAATCAACCATGTTAAAACAATAAAAGGTAAAGGAACAATTGTTTATTTAGCACAAGTTGAACATGCTAACGGAGTTATTGGAAGTATTGAATTCTCCACCGATTACTCATGGACAGAAGCTAAAGATGAGTTGACCATTAATACTCCAAAGGGAGAATACATAACGGATAATACCAGTAAATTGATTTTCTGCTCTAAGCCAAAAATGTTCTTGAATATTCCACTTGAAAAAGTGAAATCGTTTTTACCTCAAACCACTACACTTTACCAACAAAATAATTTTTTGCCTGTTAAAGAACATAATCAATTGTACTCAGCAGGATATTTCAACGAAATAGAGTGTTTTTTGATTGTTTGTGAGGGTGGAAGTTCTTCAAAAAATTCATCATCGTTAAATGAGCTTAAAAGTACGTTTGAAGCCATTGAGACATTGAGAAAGGCTAAATAA
- a CDS encoding rod shape-determining protein MreD, which yields MITDILKYLAIYLALVLAQVLILNNIELGGYINPYLYVFFILVLPFETNENLVIVLAFLLGLTIDIFTSTLGIHTSASVFMAFGRKYILKLIQPRGGYEFGTTPSLQHMGISWYATYAVSLVLLHHFFLFYIESFKFSAFFTTFARVILSTVFTLILIFIVQLFNYNPNARK from the coding sequence ATGATAACTGATATTTTAAAATATTTAGCTATTTACTTGGCGTTAGTTCTTGCACAAGTGCTGATATTAAACAATATTGAGCTTGGAGGGTATATCAATCCTTACCTTTATGTATTTTTTATATTGGTATTGCCATTCGAAACTAACGAAAATTTGGTAATTGTTTTAGCTTTTTTATTGGGACTAACTATTGATATTTTTACGAGTACATTAGGAATTCATACCTCAGCAAGTGTATTTATGGCTTTTGGTAGAAAATACATTTTAAAATTAATACAGCCTCGAGGCGGGTATGAATTTGGAACTACACCAAGTTTGCAACACATGGGTATATCGTGGTATGCCACTTATGCTGTGTCGTTGGTGTTGCTCCACCATTTTTTTCTGTTTTACATCGAGTCGTTTAAGTTTTCGGCGTTTTTTACCACATTTGCACGAGTAATTTTAAGTACTGTTTTTACGTTAATACTTATTTTTATAGTTCAGTTGTTTAACTATAACCCGAATGCCCGCAAATGA
- a CDS encoding PKD domain-containing protein has product MKTKFTILLFLLLSFQIGKSQLYLNFITNFTTCCEATPPCIINFTPFSPANIISWHWDFGDGDTSILEMPSHAYSSSGFYTIILIASDGIVTDTLIRVDYIMIFPKPIVDFIYNTNGDTVQFFDQSSNDAALWDWDLGNGTTTNVVNPITTYPFPPDSCYDVTLSVINNFGCMASLTKNDYICINSTTSINELKNNSISIYPSPIINNQKLTVKGMGVEKMVVYDVLGSLIRLPIISKNENEIIFETNQLNKGVYFLQLLFNDGSSATKKIIVQ; this is encoded by the coding sequence ATGAAAACAAAATTTACCATTTTACTTTTTTTACTGTTAAGTTTTCAAATTGGGAAAAGCCAGTTATATCTTAACTTCATAACAAATTTTACTACATGTTGTGAAGCCACGCCTCCATGTATTATAAATTTTACCCCTTTTAGTCCTGCCAACATAATAAGTTGGCATTGGGATTTTGGTGATGGAGACACTTCTATTTTGGAAATGCCTTCACATGCTTACAGTTCATCAGGTTTTTACACCATAATATTAATCGCAAGTGATGGAATAGTAACAGATACTCTTATTAGGGTTGATTACATTATGATCTTTCCTAAACCAATTGTTGATTTTATTTACAATACTAATGGAGATACTGTTCAATTCTTTGATCAATCTTCAAATGATGCTGCACTATGGGATTGGGACTTGGGTAATGGAACAACTACTAATGTAGTAAACCCAATTACAACCTATCCATTTCCTCCTGATTCCTGTTATGATGTTACTTTAAGTGTAATAAATAATTTTGGCTGTATGGCTTCTTTAACCAAAAACGATTATATCTGTATTAATTCAACTACAAGCATTAATGAACTAAAAAACAATTCTATTTCTATTTATCCTTCGCCGATTATTAATAATCAGAAATTAACTGTTAAAGGAATGGGGGTTGAAAAAATGGTAGTTTATGATGTTTTAGGAAGCTTAATACGGCTACCTATTATTTCTAAAAATGAAAATGAAATCATTTTCGAAACCAATCAACTGAACAAGGGGGTTTATTTTTTACAATTGCTTTTTAATGATGGCAGTAGTGCCACAAAAAAAATTATTGTGCAGTAA